In the Nitrospirota bacterium genome, one interval contains:
- the hemL gene encoding glutamate-1-semialdehyde 2,1-aminomutase: protein MKTTRSAKLFADAQLLIPGGVNSPVRAFRSVGGQPRFIKRAKGARLYDVDGNTYIDYVLSWGPMILGHAAPSVISTIKKAAANGTSYGAPTELEVTLARMINQAFPSMEKVRLVSSGTEAVMSAIRVARGFTKRDNILKFEGCYHGHSDYLLAKAGSGLATLGIPDSLGVPADFAKHTLTVPYNDIQAVQQIIKEHRNTLACIILEPIAGNMGVVPPTPEFLSSLRRLTAENDILLIFDEVISGFRVAYGGAQTLYGITPDLTVLGKIIGGGLPVGAYGGRKEIMDLIAPSGPVYQAGTLSGNPLAVSAGIETLKQLKRRGVYKKLNEQSAALANGIGAAAKKAGVPLTQTRVGSMLGAFFTSGPVVNWNTAKLSDTKRYGQFFHAMLEQGVYLAPSQFEAAFLSTAHSSRDIDYTIKAAHSAFKEL, encoded by the coding sequence ATGAAAACGACTCGTTCAGCCAAACTGTTTGCCGACGCACAACTGTTGATTCCCGGTGGCGTGAATAGTCCGGTGCGGGCCTTTCGCTCGGTCGGAGGCCAACCCCGGTTTATCAAACGCGCCAAAGGCGCCCGCCTCTACGACGTCGATGGGAACACCTACATCGACTACGTACTGTCATGGGGCCCGATGATTTTGGGCCATGCCGCCCCATCGGTGATCAGCACGATCAAAAAGGCCGCCGCAAACGGCACCAGCTACGGCGCACCGACCGAGCTGGAAGTCACGCTCGCCCGCATGATCAATCAAGCTTTCCCCTCGATGGAGAAGGTCCGGCTGGTCAGTTCCGGTACCGAAGCGGTCATGAGCGCCATTCGAGTCGCCCGTGGCTTTACGAAGCGAGACAACATCCTCAAGTTCGAAGGCTGCTATCACGGCCACAGCGATTATTTGCTGGCGAAAGCCGGCTCGGGTCTGGCCACGCTGGGAATACCGGATTCGCTGGGAGTCCCGGCTGACTTTGCCAAACACACCTTGACCGTGCCGTATAACGACATCCAAGCGGTGCAACAGATCATCAAAGAACATCGGAATACGTTGGCCTGCATTATTTTGGAGCCCATTGCAGGGAACATGGGCGTCGTGCCGCCGACCCCTGAGTTTCTTTCGTCTCTCAGACGACTCACCGCAGAAAACGACATCCTCCTGATTTTCGACGAAGTGATTTCCGGCTTTCGAGTCGCGTACGGCGGAGCCCAAACGCTCTATGGCATTACGCCGGATCTGACGGTATTGGGGAAAATCATCGGCGGAGGCTTGCCGGTCGGCGCCTACGGAGGACGGAAAGAGATCATGGATCTGATCGCGCCATCCGGGCCGGTCTATCAGGCAGGAACCTTGTCGGGAAATCCGTTAGCCGTGTCCGCCGGCATTGAAACACTCAAGCAGCTCAAGCGCCGCGGGGTCTATAAGAAGTTGAACGAACAATCGGCCGCGCTGGCCAACGGGATTGGAGCGGCCGCGAAAAAAGCGGGTGTACCTCTCACACAAACCAGAGTCGGTTCAATGCTGGGCGCCTTCTTTACCTCAGGACCGGTGGTGAACTGGAATACCGCTAAACTGTCAGACACAAAGCGATACGGACAATTCTTTCACGCGATGCTGGAGCAGGGAGTCTACTTGGCTCCCTCTCAATTCGAGGCCGCCTTCCTCTCAACCGCCCATTCAAGCCGCGATATCGATTACACGATCAAAGCCGCGCATTCCGCCTTCAAAGAACTTTGA